One Streptomyces sp. SAI-135 DNA segment encodes these proteins:
- a CDS encoding VWA domain-containing protein: MANFSKSNVPQFAMDVYQNEYLPEGGREVNAIVTVTATGGGTIGSAVAAPHLWSAGQGPSAAVAVMVDCSGSMDYPPTKMRNARDATAAAIDTLRDGVHFAVIGGTHVAKEVYPGGGRLAVADATTRDQAKQALRKLSAGGGTAIGTWLRLADRLLSSADVAIRHGILLTDGRNEHESPEDLKASLDACAGRFTCDARGVGTDWEVKEVTGIASALLGTADIVADPAALAADFTQMMETAMGKEVADVALRVWTPVGTTIKFVKQVAPTVEELTDRRTEAGPRAGDYPTGSWGDESRDYHVCVEVPAANIGQEMLAARVSLVVPQPDGSTQNLGAQGLVRAVWTDDMVASTSINPQVAHYTGQAELAQAIQQGLDLRKAGDIDGATAKLGRAVQLANDSGNADTTKLLSKVVDVVDATTGTVRLKAKVEEADEMTLETRSTKTVRVKK; encoded by the coding sequence ATGGCCAATTTCTCGAAGTCGAACGTGCCGCAGTTCGCGATGGACGTCTACCAGAACGAGTACCTGCCCGAGGGCGGCCGCGAGGTCAACGCGATCGTCACGGTGACCGCGACCGGCGGCGGCACGATCGGCAGCGCGGTCGCCGCCCCGCACCTCTGGTCGGCGGGACAGGGTCCCTCGGCGGCGGTCGCGGTGATGGTCGACTGCTCGGGGTCGATGGACTACCCGCCGACCAAGATGCGCAACGCCCGCGACGCCACGGCCGCCGCGATCGACACCCTGCGCGACGGCGTGCACTTCGCCGTGATCGGCGGCACCCATGTGGCCAAGGAGGTCTACCCCGGCGGCGGACGGCTCGCGGTCGCCGACGCCACCACCCGCGACCAGGCCAAACAGGCCCTGCGCAAGCTCAGCGCGGGCGGCGGTACGGCGATCGGGACCTGGCTGCGCCTGGCCGACCGCCTGCTGTCCTCGGCGGACGTCGCCATACGGCACGGCATCCTGCTCACCGACGGACGCAACGAACACGAGTCGCCGGAGGACCTCAAGGCCTCCCTCGACGCCTGCGCGGGACGTTTCACCTGTGACGCCCGGGGCGTGGGCACCGACTGGGAAGTGAAAGAAGTCACAGGGATCGCCTCGGCTCTGCTCGGCACCGCCGACATCGTGGCCGATCCGGCCGCCCTCGCCGCCGACTTCACGCAGATGATGGAGACGGCCATGGGCAAGGAGGTCGCCGACGTGGCCCTGCGGGTGTGGACCCCGGTGGGCACCACCATCAAGTTCGTCAAGCAGGTCGCGCCCACGGTCGAGGAGCTCACCGACCGCCGCACCGAGGCCGGTCCGCGCGCCGGGGACTACCCCACCGGTTCCTGGGGGGACGAGTCCCGTGACTACCACGTCTGCGTCGAGGTCCCGGCCGCGAACATCGGCCAGGAGATGCTCGCCGCCCGGGTCTCCCTGGTGGTCCCGCAGCCCGACGGCAGCACGCAGAACCTGGGTGCTCAGGGCCTCGTCAGGGCCGTGTGGACCGACGACATGGTCGCCTCGACGTCGATCAATCCCCAGGTCGCCCACTACACCGGCCAGGCCGAACTGGCACAGGCCATCCAACAAGGTCTCGACCTTCGCAAAGCGGGTGATATCGACGGAGCAACGGCCAAACTGGGCCGTGCCGTTCAGCTCGCGAACGACTCGGGGAACGCCGATACTACGAAACTGCTTTCGAAGGTGGTGGACGTCGTCGATGCCACGACAGGTACTGTGCGACTGAAGGCGAAGGTCGAGGAGGCCGACGAGATGACTCTCGAGACCCGGTCGACAAAGACTGTTCGTGTAAAGAAGTAG